In Pseudomonas fluorescens, the following are encoded in one genomic region:
- a CDS encoding glycosyltransferase family 2 protein produces the protein MSQDIFVSVLIPAKNESNNLKPLLEEIRVALADEAYEIIVVDDGSTDGTLHELRQIRQNGLNTLRILHHERSLGQSTSLYHAAREARGLWLATLDGDGQNDPADIPGMLALVRGEPGKVDVQLVAGHRVNRRDTASKRYASRFANNLRRRLLKDATPDTGCGLKLIERAAFLRLPYFDHMHRYIPALIQRHNGRMIVHPVNHRPRTAGVSKYGNLDRALVGILDLIGVWWLIKRTRLNTQAQELEG, from the coding sequence ATGAGCCAAGACATTTTTGTATCCGTACTGATTCCCGCCAAGAACGAATCAAACAACCTCAAGCCATTGCTTGAGGAAATTCGCGTGGCGCTGGCCGACGAGGCTTACGAAATCATCGTGGTCGACGATGGCAGCACCGACGGGACCCTGCATGAGCTGCGGCAGATTCGCCAAAACGGCTTGAACACTCTGCGCATCCTGCATCACGAGCGGTCGCTGGGGCAGAGCACCTCGCTGTACCACGCCGCACGGGAGGCTCGCGGGCTGTGGCTGGCGACCCTCGATGGCGACGGTCAGAACGATCCGGCGGACATTCCTGGCATGCTCGCACTGGTGCGCGGCGAACCGGGCAAGGTCGATGTGCAACTGGTGGCCGGGCATCGGGTCAATCGCCGCGACACCGCGAGCAAACGCTACGCCTCGCGCTTCGCCAACAATCTGCGTCGGCGTCTGCTCAAGGATGCCACTCCGGACACCGGTTGCGGCCTGAAGCTGATCGAGCGCGCGGCGTTCTTGCGCCTGCCGTACTTCGACCACATGCATCGCTACATTCCGGCGCTGATCCAGCGCCATAACGGGCGCATGATCGTGCACCCGGTCAACCACCGGCCGCGCACGGCCGGGGTGTCGAAATACGGCAATCTCGACCGCGCGCTGGTTGGCATTCTTGACCTGATCGGCGTCTGGTGGCTGATCAAACGCACGCGCCTGAACACCCAGGCCCAGGAGCTCGAAGGATGA
- a CDS encoding lipid-A-disaccharide synthase N-terminal domain-containing protein, whose amino-acid sequence MILTRETLWLLVGFAGQAAFTGRFVLQWLYSEYKKRSVIPTNFWYLSIVGSTLLLAYAIYRQDPVFIVGQAFGSLVYFRNLQLIAKSRSVKE is encoded by the coding sequence ATGATTCTGACCCGTGAAACCCTGTGGCTGCTGGTCGGTTTTGCCGGGCAGGCTGCCTTTACCGGGCGGTTTGTCTTGCAGTGGTTGTACAGCGAGTACAAGAAACGCAGCGTGATCCCGACCAACTTCTGGTACCTGAGCATCGTCGGCAGCACCTTGTTGCTCGCCTACGCCATTTACCGCCAGGACCCGGTGTTCATCGTCGGGCAGGCCTTTGGCTCCCTCGTCTATTTTCGCAACCTGCAATTGATTGCCAAAAGCAGAAGCGTAAAGGAATAA
- a CDS encoding glycosyltransferase family 39 protein, translated as MRRSLSPRVECLGLMLLALLLIGAGMGLRQAQNVDEERFLGVALEMLQNGSWLIPHRAAEIYGDKPPIFMWTVAFFTWLTGKPNIALYIPGLFSAVTVTAMVYDLGRRLWTQRTGRNAALLYLATYQTYSILRTGQIDSFLILFTSLGLYGLARHLLLGPAWRWFYAGCAAMGIGVITKGVGFLPALLLIPYAYGVRKGWPGVVAMPGEVRKWLLGFAVMLAAIAIWLLPLALSILFNGSADEIAYAREILLRQTAGRYAAAWHHREPFWYFFTKVIPQYWLPLVLVLPWLVPAWRRQLQKRDGRVLVLLGWVLLVVLFFCISTGKRKLYIYPALPGLVLVAAPLIPWLLKRWFKRHPRLRRVFPALVATWFALWFARGFIEPLKDGTNVDQVLMTQAATMTQGADLVLVNWEEGHWLFARQPIVHFGMDNSTIEKAALYLREHPKAYALVPDDVLNQCFNPEAARELGENSRANWSIVGAAADNGKCLPQEAGKAYRFTWNDPHMPAPPLQVANP; from the coding sequence ATGCGTAGATCGTTGTCGCCCAGGGTCGAGTGCCTGGGCCTGATGCTGCTTGCCCTGTTGCTGATCGGCGCGGGAATGGGGCTGCGTCAGGCGCAGAATGTGGACGAGGAGCGCTTCCTCGGTGTCGCGCTGGAGATGCTGCAGAACGGTTCCTGGCTGATCCCGCACCGGGCCGCCGAGATCTACGGCGACAAGCCACCGATTTTCATGTGGACGGTGGCGTTCTTCACCTGGCTGACCGGCAAGCCCAACATCGCCCTTTATATCCCGGGACTGTTTTCGGCGGTGACGGTCACGGCGATGGTCTATGACCTGGGCCGTCGCCTGTGGACCCAGCGTACCGGGCGCAACGCCGCGCTGCTGTACCTGGCGACGTACCAGACCTACAGCATCCTGCGCACCGGTCAGATCGACAGCTTTCTGATTCTGTTCACCTCCCTGGGCCTGTACGGCTTGGCGCGGCACCTGCTGCTGGGACCTGCGTGGCGCTGGTTCTACGCGGGTTGCGCGGCCATGGGCATTGGCGTGATCACCAAAGGCGTGGGTTTTCTGCCGGCGCTGTTGCTGATTCCATACGCCTATGGGGTGCGCAAAGGCTGGCCCGGTGTGGTGGCGATGCCAGGTGAAGTGCGCAAGTGGTTGCTGGGGTTTGCAGTGATGCTCGCGGCGATTGCGATCTGGCTGTTGCCCCTGGCCTTGTCCATTCTCTTCAATGGCAGCGCAGACGAAATTGCCTATGCGCGGGAGATCCTCCTGCGTCAGACCGCAGGCCGCTATGCCGCCGCGTGGCATCACCGCGAACCGTTCTGGTATTTCTTCACCAAGGTGATTCCGCAGTACTGGCTGCCGTTGGTGTTGGTACTGCCATGGCTGGTGCCGGCCTGGCGCCGTCAGCTACAAAAACGCGATGGCCGGGTGTTGGTATTGCTCGGTTGGGTGCTGCTGGTGGTGCTGTTTTTCTGCATCAGCACGGGCAAGCGCAAGTTGTACATCTACCCGGCGCTGCCTGGGCTGGTGCTGGTCGCCGCGCCGTTGATCCCGTGGCTGCTCAAGCGCTGGTTCAAACGCCACCCGCGTTTGCGTCGGGTGTTCCCGGCACTGGTGGCGACCTGGTTCGCGTTGTGGTTCGCCCGTGGTTTCATCGAACCGCTCAAGGACGGCACCAACGTTGATCAGGTGCTCATGACCCAGGCTGCGACCATGACCCAGGGCGCCGATCTGGTGCTGGTCAACTGGGAGGAGGGGCACTGGTTGTTCGCCCGGCAGCCGATCGTACATTTCGGCATGGACAATTCGACCATCGAAAAGGCCGCGCTGTACCTGCGCGAACACCCCAAGGCCTACGCTTTGGTGCCCGATGACGTGCTGAACCAGTGCTTCAATCCCGAAGCGGCCCGTGAGCTGGGGGAAAACTCCCGGGCGAACTGGTCGATCGTGGGCGCGGCTGCCGACAACGGCAAATGTCTGCCGCAAGAGGCCGGCAAAGCCTATCGGTTCACCTGGAATGACCCGCACATGCCAGCGCCGCCGCTGCAAGTGGCCAATCCCTGA
- a CDS encoding NAD(P)-dependent alcohol dehydrogenase, whose translation MSDSSELTTFTGWAATAAGAPLERYSYDPGPLASDEVEVAVEYCGVCHSDQSLIDNDWGISRYPFIPGHEVVGRIVRLGDQVRGLEMGQRVGIGWYKGSCMHCASCIEGSHNLCRTVQPTIIGSNGGFADRIRAHWAWALPIPAGLDPAMAGPLFCAGSTVFNPLLEFGIKPTDRAGVVGIGGLGHLALRFLNAWGCEVTAFTSSLSKQDEAKRLGAHKVVASTDTDALNAIAGTLDFLLVTANANLDWSAMLATLRGKGRLHFVGVVPDAIPMHVFELIPQQKTMSASPVGSPANTATMLEFCARHQIVPQVEMFPMSRINEAIDHLRSGKARYRVVLDASQ comes from the coding sequence ATGAGCGACAGCAGCGAACTCACCACCTTTACCGGCTGGGCCGCCACGGCAGCGGGCGCGCCACTGGAACGCTACAGCTACGATCCCGGTCCGTTGGCCAGCGATGAGGTGGAAGTCGCCGTGGAATATTGCGGCGTCTGCCACTCCGACCAGTCGCTGATCGACAACGATTGGGGCATCAGCCGCTACCCGTTCATCCCCGGCCATGAGGTGGTCGGTCGTATCGTGCGCCTGGGCGACCAGGTTCGCGGTCTGGAAATGGGGCAACGGGTGGGCATCGGTTGGTACAAGGGCAGTTGCATGCATTGCGCCTCGTGCATCGAAGGCTCGCATAACCTGTGTCGCACCGTGCAACCGACCATCATCGGCAGCAACGGCGGCTTTGCCGACCGCATTCGCGCGCACTGGGCCTGGGCCCTGCCGATCCCGGCCGGGCTCGATCCGGCGATGGCCGGGCCGTTGTTCTGTGCCGGCTCGACCGTGTTCAACCCGCTGCTGGAATTCGGCATCAAGCCCACCGACCGGGCCGGCGTGGTGGGCATCGGCGGCCTCGGTCACCTGGCGCTGCGCTTCCTTAACGCCTGGGGCTGCGAAGTCACGGCGTTCACCTCATCGCTGAGCAAGCAGGACGAAGCCAAGCGCCTGGGCGCGCACAAGGTGGTCGCCTCGACCGATACCGATGCGCTCAATGCCATTGCCGGCACCCTGGATTTTCTCCTGGTCACCGCCAACGCCAACCTCGACTGGAGCGCCATGCTCGCCACCCTGCGCGGCAAGGGTCGCCTGCACTTTGTCGGCGTCGTGCCCGATGCCATCCCCATGCACGTGTTCGAACTGATTCCCCAGCAAAAAACCATGTCCGCCTCACCAGTCGGCTCCCCGGCCAACACCGCGACCATGCTGGAGTTCTGCGCACGCCACCAGATTGTGCCGCAGGTGGAGATGTTTCCCATGAGCCGGATCAACGAGGCCATCGATCATTTGCGCAGTGGCAAGGCGCGCTACCGCGTGGTGCTGGACGCCAGTCAGTGA
- a CDS encoding CstA-like transporter-associated (seleno)protein, protein MFRKLQQVARLFSQSARLMVGVPEYDNYVAQMARNHPGEPVMSYEMFFRERQEARFGRGKCNTRCC, encoded by the coding sequence ATGTTCCGCAAACTGCAGCAGGTCGCCAGATTGTTCAGCCAGAGTGCCCGATTGATGGTGGGTGTTCCCGAGTACGACAACTACGTGGCGCAAATGGCCCGCAACCATCCGGGCGAGCCGGTCATGAGTTATGAGATGTTCTTCCGCGAACGTCAGGAAGCGCGTTTTGGCCGGGGCAAGTGCAACACGCGGTGCTGCTGA
- a CDS encoding metallophosphoesterase has protein sequence MRIALLSDMHLSVNAIPFPAVDADIVVLAGDIARPAKAIEWARACPVPLLYVAGNHEFYGSDLVSTYEQLNSLSQGTQIHVLERTEYVHEGVRFLGCTLWSDYRLLDSPEDRALGIDLATQLIRDFSHIRIAPDFPDLFTPAISQLVFLQTVAWLEDCFTRDSSTPTVVVSHFAPTRSSISPTFAGSPINSSFVSDLEARIKDWQPALWLHGHTHGSFDYRVGNTRVVCNPRGYAKNGINENPDFDDAFVIDLDF, from the coding sequence ATGCGCATCGCCTTGCTGTCCGACATGCACCTGTCCGTCAACGCGATCCCTTTTCCCGCTGTGGATGCCGATATCGTCGTGCTCGCCGGGGACATCGCCCGGCCGGCCAAGGCCATCGAGTGGGCCAGAGCCTGCCCGGTTCCACTGCTGTATGTGGCGGGCAATCACGAGTTCTATGGCAGTGACCTGGTCTCCACCTACGAGCAATTGAACAGCCTGTCGCAAGGCACGCAGATCCACGTACTGGAGCGTACGGAGTACGTCCACGAAGGCGTGCGTTTTCTCGGCTGCACCTTATGGTCTGACTATCGCCTGCTCGACAGCCCGGAGGATCGGGCGCTGGGCATTGATCTGGCGACCCAACTGATCCGTGACTTCAGCCACATCAGGATTGCCCCCGACTTTCCGGACCTGTTCACACCAGCCATTTCCCAGTTGGTGTTTCTGCAAACGGTCGCCTGGCTGGAGGACTGCTTCACCCGCGACAGCAGCACGCCCACGGTGGTGGTCTCGCATTTCGCCCCGACGCGGTCGAGCATCAGCCCGACCTTTGCCGGTTCGCCGATCAACTCAAGCTTTGTCTCGGACCTCGAAGCGCGGATCAAAGACTGGCAGCCGGCACTGTGGCTGCACGGCCATACTCATGGCAGCTTCGATTATCGGGTGGGCAACACCCGGGTGGTCTGCAACCCCCGGGGCTATGCCAAGAATGGCATCAATGAAAATCCTGATTTCGATGATGCCTTCGTGATTGATCTGGATTTCTGA
- a CDS encoding aldehyde dehydrogenase family protein, producing the protein MRDQLYINGEWVSPDLGGYLDVIDPATEQVFHRVAAGTEEDVDHAVRAARRAFDNGWGQTSGTERAQWLEALADELESGQQALAELEVRDNGKPLPEAQWDIGDAIGCFRYYAGLARELDQQQDQPLALPDARFRCRIRHEPIGVAGQIIPWNYPLLMAAWKVAPALAAGATVVLKPSELTPLTALELAAAADRIGLPAGVLNMVTGLGADAGSPLTEHPGVDKLAFTGSVPTGAKIMSAAARDIKNISLELGGKSAFIVFDDADVEAAVEWILFGIFWNQGQVCSATSRLLVQESIAPRLIERLVEETRKISIGPGMQPGVLLGPLVSQGQYDKVLGFIDQGLASGARLLTGGKRPAHLAEGYFIEPAIFDEPGHSSILWREEVFGPVLCIKRFKTEEQAVQMANASRFGLAAAVMSADLQRTARVANQLRAGIVWVNCSQPTFVEAPWGGMKHSGIGRELGQWGLHNYLEVKQVTEYVSEQPWGWYLK; encoded by the coding sequence ATGCGTGATCAGCTCTACATCAACGGCGAATGGGTCAGCCCGGACCTGGGCGGTTATCTGGACGTGATCGATCCGGCCACCGAACAGGTCTTCCACCGGGTGGCCGCGGGCACTGAAGAGGATGTCGACCATGCCGTGCGTGCGGCCCGTCGTGCCTTCGACAATGGCTGGGGCCAGACCAGCGGCACCGAACGTGCACAGTGGCTGGAAGCCTTGGCCGATGAACTGGAAAGTGGCCAGCAGGCGCTGGCGGAACTTGAAGTGCGCGACAACGGCAAGCCCCTGCCCGAAGCGCAGTGGGACATTGGCGATGCGATTGGTTGCTTCCGTTACTACGCCGGTTTGGCCCGCGAGCTGGATCAGCAGCAGGATCAGCCGCTGGCCTTGCCGGACGCGCGATTCCGCTGCCGCATCCGCCACGAGCCGATTGGCGTCGCCGGGCAGATCATTCCCTGGAACTACCCGCTGCTGATGGCCGCGTGGAAGGTCGCGCCAGCCTTGGCTGCCGGGGCCACGGTGGTGTTGAAACCGTCCGAACTGACGCCGCTGACCGCCCTGGAGCTGGCGGCCGCTGCCGACCGTATCGGCTTGCCAGCCGGAGTGTTGAACATGGTCACCGGCCTCGGCGCCGACGCCGGCAGCCCGCTCACCGAGCATCCGGGAGTGGACAAACTGGCCTTCACCGGCAGCGTGCCCACCGGGGCGAAAATCATGTCGGCGGCGGCGCGGGACATCAAGAACATCAGCCTGGAACTGGGGGGCAAGTCTGCCTTCATCGTGTTTGATGACGCCGATGTCGAAGCCGCTGTGGAGTGGATTCTGTTCGGGATTTTCTGGAACCAGGGCCAGGTGTGCAGCGCCACGTCACGTCTGCTGGTGCAAGAAAGCATCGCCCCGCGCCTGATCGAACGTCTGGTCGAAGAAACCCGCAAGATCAGCATTGGCCCCGGCATGCAGCCCGGTGTGCTGCTCGGGCCGCTGGTCAGCCAGGGTCAGTACGACAAGGTGCTCGGTTTCATCGACCAGGGCCTGGCCAGTGGCGCCCGTTTGCTCACCGGAGGCAAGCGGCCGGCGCATCTGGCCGAAGGGTATTTCATCGAGCCGGCAATCTTTGATGAGCCGGGGCACAGCAGCATCTTGTGGCGCGAAGAAGTGTTCGGCCCGGTGCTGTGCATCAAGCGTTTCAAGACCGAAGAGCAAGCGGTGCAAATGGCCAACGCCAGCCGCTTCGGCTTGGCTGCCGCCGTGATGAGCGCCGACTTGCAGCGCACCGCTCGGGTCGCCAACCAGCTGCGTGCAGGGATCGTCTGGGTCAACTGCTCGCAACCGACCTTCGTCGAAGCGCCCTGGGGCGGGATGAAACACAGCGGCATCGGCCGGGAACTGGGGCAATGGGGATTGCACAATTACCTGGAGGTCAAGCAGGTGACCGAGTACGTCAGTGAGCAGCCTTGGGGGTGGTACTTGAAGTAA
- a CDS encoding ABC transporter permease, with protein MWLRSYSTSLYLFLYAPIALIVLFSFNAGRSGLAFQCCSVQWFGTAFGNPFIMEALGNSALIAFSSAVIATLFGTLAVFGLQRCGTKVRLLFDALTYCAIIVPGIVIGISTLIAFISLFDLINPLLASWLPTVPKLNMGFFTVIAAHSLFTMALVMVIVRSRVDSLDKALLEASADLYAPPMDTFWRVTLPQISPAIMAGFLLAFTFSFDDFIIAFFVAGSETTLPIYIFSSIRRGVTPEINAISTVIICVSLALLFTSRHLQNRRTGVKESHHA; from the coding sequence ATGTGGCTGCGCAGCTATTCAACCTCGCTGTACCTGTTCCTCTATGCGCCGATTGCCTTGATCGTGCTGTTCAGCTTCAACGCCGGGCGCAGTGGCCTGGCGTTCCAGTGCTGCTCGGTGCAATGGTTCGGCACCGCATTCGGCAACCCGTTCATCATGGAAGCCCTGGGCAACAGCGCACTGATCGCCTTCAGTTCGGCAGTGATCGCCACGCTGTTCGGCACCCTCGCGGTGTTCGGCTTGCAGCGCTGCGGCACCAAAGTGCGCTTGCTGTTCGACGCACTGACCTACTGCGCGATCATCGTGCCCGGCATTGTCATCGGCATCTCGACACTGATCGCCTTCATCAGCCTGTTCGACCTGATCAACCCGCTGCTGGCGAGCTGGCTGCCGACAGTGCCGAAATTGAACATGGGGTTCTTCACCGTGATCGCCGCGCACTCGTTGTTCACCATGGCCCTGGTGATGGTGATCGTGCGCAGCCGCGTCGACTCGCTGGACAAGGCCTTGCTGGAAGCCTCGGCGGACCTGTATGCGCCTCCGATGGACACCTTCTGGCGGGTGACCCTGCCGCAGATCAGTCCGGCGATCATGGCCGGGTTCCTGCTGGCGTTCACCTTCAGCTTCGACGATTTCATCATCGCGTTCTTCGTCGCCGGCTCTGAAACGACGTTGCCGATCTACATCTTTTCCTCCATCCGCCGTGGCGTGACACCAGAGATCAACGCGATTTCCACGGTGATCATCTGCGTGTCGCTGGCCCTGCTGTTCACTTCCCGCCATCTGCAAAACCGCCGCACCGGCGTCAAGGAGTCGCACCATGCGTGA
- a CDS encoding ABC transporter permease yields the protein MNAAAHPQTVQPGHALSAEVRQRRSLGRRITLLMLLPSTLWFLLLLLMPLVIILVFSFGERSAVGGYAGGFTLANYLNLGSRGAAFSNTLMLAPLGTLVCLVAAYPLAYFLAVKVTRNRSLLLTLVIVPFWTSFLIRTYAWIFILSGKGIPALLASLGLEDVRLINTPWAVLIGIVYGYLPLMVFPIYVSLEKLDKRLLEASADLGASAFESFRRITLPLSAPGIITGVMLVFILLMGEFLIPAILGGGKVFFVGNALVDLFLQSRNWPFGSALAMTLVAMMLLIIGVYLKLVARYGGRPADGGL from the coding sequence ATGAATGCCGCCGCCCACCCGCAAACGGTGCAGCCTGGCCATGCCCTGTCGGCCGAGGTTCGCCAACGGCGCAGCCTCGGCCGGCGCATCACCCTGCTAATGCTCTTGCCTTCGACCCTGTGGTTCCTGCTGCTGTTGTTGATGCCGCTGGTGATCATCCTGGTCTTCAGTTTCGGCGAGCGCAGCGCCGTGGGCGGTTACGCCGGTGGCTTCACCCTGGCCAACTACCTGAATCTCGGTTCTCGCGGCGCGGCGTTCAGCAACACGCTGATGCTGGCGCCGCTGGGCACCCTGGTGTGCCTGGTGGCGGCTTATCCATTGGCGTACTTCCTTGCGGTCAAGGTCACGAGGAACCGTTCGCTGTTGCTGACCCTGGTGATCGTGCCGTTCTGGACCAGTTTCCTGATCCGCACCTACGCGTGGATTTTCATCCTCAGCGGCAAAGGCATTCCGGCGCTGCTGGCCAGCCTGGGTCTCGAGGATGTGCGGCTGATCAACACGCCGTGGGCGGTGTTGATCGGCATCGTCTATGGCTACCTGCCGCTGATGGTGTTCCCGATCTACGTCAGCCTGGAAAAACTCGACAAGCGCCTGCTCGAAGCCTCGGCGGACCTGGGCGCCAGTGCCTTCGAAAGCTTTCGCCGGATCACCCTGCCGCTGTCCGCGCCGGGGATCATCACCGGGGTGATGCTGGTGTTCATCCTGTTGATGGGCGAGTTCCTGATCCCGGCCATTCTCGGCGGCGGCAAGGTGTTCTTTGTCGGCAACGCGCTGGTCGACCTGTTCCTGCAATCGCGCAACTGGCCATTCGGCAGTGCGCTGGCCATGACGTTGGTGGCGATGATGCTGCTGATCATCGGCGTGTATTTGAAACTGGTGGCGCGCTACGGCGGCCGCCCTGCCGACGGAGGCCTGTGA
- a CDS encoding spermidine/putrescine ABC transporter substrate-binding protein: MDQKTFIKTLRSWQNGSISRREFLGRTGLGIAAAVVATNMPGLLTSTAEAAEQTKLGDRLALATWPNYHSQENLDAFSKTTGARVSMSVFGSNEEMLAKLQAGGSGWDVLVPTNYTISTYVGLGLIEPLDLSRIPNFDASAFQQKFMAQGTVDGKVYAVPKNWGTTGMLYDAGKLKNGPASWKEFWAAAQGPASGRTIVHDYQLTAIGNALKSFGYSFNSLDPIELADAEKLLIEVKPHLFAINSDIQPSMRSGDAWLAMAWTGDASQLHRDNAQMQFELGKEGGELWSDFFAIPKSSEHKDAAYAFINYLLDPQHNKLEVLSHGYPSGDKRVDALLPVAMLDDPIMYPAAEALSPLEFGAAATLTSPARAELMARFKSA; encoded by the coding sequence ATGGACCAGAAGACTTTTATAAAAACCCTGCGCAGCTGGCAGAACGGCTCGATCAGCCGCCGCGAGTTCCTTGGCCGCACGGGCCTGGGGATCGCCGCCGCCGTGGTCGCCACCAACATGCCCGGCCTGCTGACCTCCACCGCTGAGGCCGCCGAGCAAACCAAACTCGGTGATCGCCTGGCGCTGGCGACCTGGCCGAACTACCACAGCCAGGAAAACCTCGACGCGTTCAGCAAGACCACCGGCGCCCGGGTGTCGATGAGTGTTTTCGGCTCCAACGAAGAAATGCTCGCCAAATTGCAGGCCGGCGGCAGTGGCTGGGACGTGCTGGTGCCGACCAACTACACCATCAGCACCTACGTCGGCCTGGGGCTGATCGAGCCGCTGGACCTGTCGCGCATTCCCAACTTCGACGCCTCGGCGTTCCAGCAGAAGTTCATGGCCCAAGGCACGGTGGACGGCAAGGTCTACGCGGTGCCGAAAAACTGGGGCACCACCGGCATGCTCTACGACGCCGGCAAGCTGAAAAACGGTCCCGCCAGCTGGAAAGAATTCTGGGCCGCCGCCCAAGGCCCGGCCAGCGGCCGCACGATCGTTCACGACTACCAATTGACTGCCATCGGCAACGCGCTGAAAAGCTTCGGCTACAGCTTCAACTCTCTGGACCCGATAGAACTGGCCGACGCGGAAAAGCTGCTGATCGAGGTCAAGCCGCACCTGTTCGCGATCAACTCCGACATTCAACCATCAATGCGCAGCGGCGATGCCTGGCTGGCGATGGCGTGGACCGGCGATGCTTCGCAACTGCACCGCGATAACGCGCAAATGCAGTTCGAACTGGGCAAGGAAGGTGGCGAGTTGTGGAGCGACTTTTTCGCCATTCCGAAAAGCTCGGAGCACAAGGACGCCGCCTACGCGTTCATCAATTACCTGCTCGACCCGCAGCACAACAAGCTGGAAGTGCTGAGCCACGGCTACCCGAGCGGCGACAAGCGTGTCGACGCGCTGCTGCCGGTGGCGATGCTCGACGATCCGATCATGTACCCGGCCGCCGAAGCCCTGAGCCCGCTGGAGTTCGGTGCCGCCGCGACGCTGACCAGCCCGGCGCGTGCCGAACTGATGGCGCGTTTCAAGTCCGCCTGA
- a CDS encoding ABC transporter ATP-binding protein, with translation MNNTPPSDIEFCNVVKRYGEVQAVSGLDFAVRRGSFHSFLGGSGCGKTTTLRMIAGFEQPTSGEVRLAGKSVAGVPAFERPVNMVFQHYALFPHLTVAQNIAYGLRYRNPRPDKKQQLRMADEALEMVRLSGFGQRKPSELSGGQQQRVALARALVNKPTVLLLDEPLAALDRKLRKEMQSELLRLQREVGITFVLVTHDQEEALSMSDSISVMHNGSIIQTATPEQLYEAPASRYVADFIGESNLFDGTVRQLNGNSVVLRTEQGLELTSPLTPTGKGLSANAAGCIAVRPELISIAGANAEMAREVKLQGCVEDRIYLGNSTEYRVRTQAFGVVCVRVPRQQDHGANAFEHGAPVRVGWDHANGLAMAL, from the coding sequence GTGAACAACACCCCGCCAAGCGATATCGAATTCTGCAATGTGGTCAAACGCTATGGCGAGGTGCAGGCCGTCAGCGGTCTGGATTTCGCGGTGCGGCGTGGCTCGTTTCATTCCTTTCTCGGCGGCTCGGGCTGTGGCAAGACCACCACCCTGCGCATGATCGCCGGCTTCGAGCAGCCCACCAGCGGCGAGGTTCGTCTGGCCGGCAAAAGCGTGGCCGGTGTGCCGGCCTTCGAGCGGCCGGTGAACATGGTGTTCCAGCATTACGCTTTGTTCCCGCATTTGACCGTGGCGCAGAACATTGCCTACGGCCTGCGTTATCGCAATCCACGCCCGGACAAAAAACAGCAATTGCGCATGGCCGATGAGGCGCTGGAGATGGTGCGCCTGAGCGGCTTCGGCCAACGCAAGCCGAGTGAACTGTCCGGCGGCCAGCAACAGCGCGTAGCCCTCGCCCGCGCCTTGGTCAACAAGCCGACGGTGTTGCTGCTCGACGAACCACTGGCTGCGCTGGACCGCAAGCTGCGCAAGGAGATGCAGTCGGAACTGCTGCGTTTGCAGCGCGAGGTCGGCATCACTTTCGTGCTGGTCACCCACGACCAGGAGGAAGCCCTGTCGATGAGCGACAGCATCAGCGTGATGCACAACGGATCGATCATCCAGACCGCCACCCCGGAACAACTCTACGAAGCGCCGGCCAGTCGCTACGTCGCTGACTTCATCGGCGAGTCCAACCTGTTCGACGGCACCGTGCGCCAGCTCAACGGCAATTCGGTGGTGCTGCGCACCGAGCAAGGGCTGGAACTGACCAGCCCGCTCACCCCCACCGGCAAGGGTCTGAGCGCCAACGCCGCCGGTTGCATTGCGGTGCGGCCGGAGCTGATCAGCATCGCCGGGGCCAACGCCGAGATGGCCCGGGAAGTGAAGCTGCAAGGCTGCGTCGAGGACCGCATTTACCTGGGCAATTCCACCGAGTACCGCGTGCGCACCCAGGCCTTCGGCGTGGTCTGCGTGCGGGTACCGCGCCAGCAGGATCACGGCGCCAATGCATTCGAACACGGCGCGCCAGTGCGCGTCGGCTGGGATCACGCCAATGGGTTGGCCATGGCGTTGTAA
- a CDS encoding MbcA/ParS/Xre antitoxin family protein yields the protein MRLKQQNKTLHAKALKHAINVFGNQQLAKAWLKKPCKPLENHVPQELLDDSQGFQKVEDYLTRIEHGVYQ from the coding sequence GTGCGGCTAAAACAGCAAAACAAAACCCTGCATGCAAAAGCCCTGAAACACGCCATCAACGTATTTGGCAATCAACAGTTGGCAAAGGCGTGGCTAAAAAAACCCTGCAAGCCACTGGAAAACCACGTCCCGCAGGAACTGCTCGATGACTCACAGGGATTCCAGAAGGTTGAGGATTATCTGACTCGAATTGAGCATGGGGTCTATCAATAA